CTTAGTGTGAAGGATCATCTCTTTCCCTTAGAAGTCAACCAGTGAACTGCAGACCATGAATTCTGTCCAAATGCTGTTACTTCATATTCTTGCTTGTTCCCCATATCTACAGGAAAATTCTCATTTCACCTGACTTTATATTTAGTCATGTGGCAGTTGCTATGCCCTACTGCTATTCATTTCTGCTCCTCCAAAGGTGCAGAAAAATGGGAGCTATCTAATACTGACTTCAAAATGATGCCTTAAAAACTGTGGTAAAGTAAGATATCATTCCCTCATACTGTCAGAGAGGAAATTCTGTGAGCTATCCTAAGTACCTTACTTAATACTTAATATATGTACGGGAATATGTGAAGTCCCTGCAGATAGAAAACAGATAATTTATTACAATTGATTAGCACGATACTTTAGTTTACCTGCCAAAATGCTGTTCTTAATCAAATTCTTTATGTTCACCTACCTTTTCATAAATTCCATCTCTATGGAGATTAACATCAGGATATCAGTCTTCATGGAATTCAGTACAAGTCACAAGcccaaggggggaaaaagattTATAATAAAACTGCAACTGGCTATTCCTTCTACAAGAAAGGAATTGGTACTCAATTTGTCATTTAGGCCAAATTAGTACATCTCTGGACAGCTAACCAGGCTGCTGTAATTCCCGAGACAAATCAGAACGCTTTGGAGCACCCCATTCCCTTACTTTAGCATTGCAGAGAAATCCCTTGCTCCTTGCTTTGCAATTCCTTTTGTTAGACGCTAAGTGAAGGAACAGTTAGCCTTACGACACCAGAGCACTTACTTGGATTTTTTGAAAACCAACCTAATGGCGTAAGTAACGCACAGTTATGTGATGTGACTCACATACACTGCCTTGGGCAGTAAGAActaggagggagggaaagaagcagaaacCACATTACAATCTGTCTTGTGAAGTGTCTGAGACTGTCATAAGCAGATGGTGAGGGAGGCCAACACAGCTGGGATATGGGCTGACATGGAAACAACGACCAACCTGCAACCATGGCAGCTTTCTTGGGGACACCTATGAGAATCCAAGTGTGACCAGTGATTGACTTTTAATACCTTTGAATGCGAGTAGGTCACTTAAATGGGGATTTTGGATTGTACTTCAATTTCAAAGGCATATCTTTGGAGTACAAAAAAGAATCAAGAGTATTAACAAGTCATTCCTGGGACAGAAGTGGTCTTGATGCGAAGCAAAATACATACATTCTTTTCAGTTTAGATCTTTAAAACCCcatattctttcaaaaaaagagaagaatataGGGACAATGCACACCCAGGATAAATAGCACGTATACTATTATTAAAACAAGTGCATAGGGAGGGCAAGTTAACTTGTATTGATATTCACTTCGTCATCCATACTCCAGGCTTTTTTTGTCCATTTCCTTAATATCCATAAATCTCATTCTCCACCCAGGCTGATTCCTTGCTCCTCCCCACATGATCTCCACACAGCTCATAGATATCATTGGTCACAAAGCCACTTTCAGTACTGGCCAATGTCACAAAGCCACTTGTTGATGTATTCATTGCCACATCATCATAATCCCTGGAGAAGCTGTCAAGCACCTTATCTTCCTGTGTACGGAAGGAAGAATTCTTAGTGTCAGGCCTGGTTCCAGCCAGATCTGCTTCTGATTGCTTCTTGATTACTTTGTAAATATCCAGGTTTGGACTGTTCCTCCTGGGGTTAGACAGCCATGCATCTTCCTCCTTCGGGCTTGCATCTGTTGGCTGCCGTCTCCTTAGGGATGGAGGAAAGAGGACAAGTCATAGTATGTTTTTTTTACAGAGGCATATATAAAACAATACCACACCTCTCAAAGTAATTTAATGATGACCCTTGAGGAAAGCTAATACTCAGGGACTGGACTCAGGATGACATTTGTTACTACTTGCCATTCCGGTTGTGTGGCAGCAGGCTGCACCTGGCGTAGTCCCACAGCAAGACCTGCTGAGGTACCCcttgcactctgctgccagctgaGATGCTGAGGCAGCAAAACTCGACACTGACACTCCCAAAATCACAGCCAGCATCCCCACCAGAGGTATGGtacacaaaggaaaagcaaggtgACTAAATTGGTAAATGTTATTTCCTCCAAACATGTATCCCTTTATTTCTATTACTATGGTTTTCACTGGTGAAGAGGATCTTCTGATAATTCAGATCTTTATTAAGAAAACCTAAGTGTTAACACTTCAAAATCATCATCTTGTTTTGCACTGTTCCCTAACTACTATACGTCTGTGAACATAATAAAATGGCACACTGTAATTCACTCAACATTTTACTTCCCAAGTAACTCAGCCTGGAGCACCCATGccactttttaaacatttatttggcTCAAACCAGTCCTCTGCAGAGCATCTTACAGGATCCTGAAGCTCACTCCAAAATGATTGCCAGGACAAGATATCACAGGTTCACTTATTACACAAAAATGTCACTTACCTCTTTGCACAAAGCCAAAGCCAGAAGATGGCTGTAATGACcaccaggagaagcagcacaggaacACCAGGAATAAGGATGTAGGCAAGACTCTGAACAGGTTCTAGGGGTAAAAATGAGATTCCGGCTTTTATTCACTTCCAGTTGCATTTGACATGCACAGAACTTGATAGAAAAACTGACAGCTGCAAAAGGCAGCATCATCACACCTCAATGGGCTTCTAGTCTTGTTCATAATCTAGCATTATCTACCACTTCTCAAAGGCAGCAAGTCTAACAGAGACTGATTATCAggttaaagtaaaataaactggAATCTTCACAATGAGGAACCAACAAGCCTGTCTCACTGTAAGAAGGCAATGATAGTGCAAGTTAATGAGATACGCTATCTTAAAATCTTGGGAAGCCCCGGCCAAAAGATTTAAGAGAGCAAAATGTCTTTTATGGTGTGTGAATTCATAGGGGCAAAGTCAGTGCAGTAAGAAGAAACTGGAAGTTTTTCATAGTTAATAGACTTAAACAAAACATTAACAATTTAGACACTCAGAAGTGATTCAACAAATTTCAGACCCAAAATACTTTTCATAGCTTTAGATTTAGAACATTTTGGTAGCCAAAGCAATCAGTGTAGGTTTGTATAGGAAAAGATTTGAaggagggttttttaaagatAGATGCAGTTGCCTAAATTCAGTCTTCTACATTTAGGGTCAAACACTTCAAACTGAAATGACTGTTGGCAGCCACAGGTGAGAGATGCGGGCCTGCAGTTAGAGAGAGAACAGGACAGCTGTTGTATGCACAACATACCTTTGGCTTCTACAACTGTTACATTAGCATCTTTCTTATGGTGTTTTACTGGGAATACTGGGTTGAAGGGCTCTGTTGCAACATCTGGAAAGAAACAGCTTAATATTGCAGATGTTATTTGAAAGAGTTTAAGAATCATAAAAAGTGAGGGTGAGAGGATATGGAAGAGACTGCCAGCTGCAAACATACGTAAGATGTATTGGCACTCTCTTGCTTAGATTTCTGCAGCATGACTAGCCGTCCCAAATACTGCATCAACAACAGCAAGACTGTGTTCCTGCAGACTGGATTACAGAATAGCACAATGAAAGCACAAACAGCAGGGAAGCTTCTTGCTCAGTAAGTTTTCAGTCTGTGAGCATCCTTGACAATGAATGGAACAGAGTACTTCTACTTAATTTCTACTTAACTAAAGTTAACATATAATTAAAGAAAGCACCAAACGAATATCTGTAACTTACCTTTTCGAGAATTCTCTATTGGAGCATTTGTTGGcttctctaaaagaaaaaagatatgCATAATTTCCTCATAAGCTTCAGTAGGGAGACCAAGTATACTGAATATAGTCTAATAACACGAGCACCCTTCTTTAGTGTTCTCTCTCAGATCCTATTTGAGATCTCAAATACTTTATCAAAATCCTCTGAAAATTCATAATCACAAGGCAAGTAGCTACAGTTATTCAATACTGAGATTGTTTTCCCTAGAACTTGCATAAATTTAAGATATCTGCCTCCTGCCAGATCTTTCCAGTGAAGCTAGGAAAGGGTTTTCCTGTCTGTAACAGCAATCTCTTCATACATCCTCTTGGGGACTGGGAGCAAGTTGGTTTTTAAAGCTATAGAATGACTCATTACCAAGAGAATATTTgcaaatgaagttatttttcatgttgcaTCTGTCATCGTTCCATTGAAACAAGTAAGGACCTCCAACTCCTGGTGGGGCAGATGGCTGGTGGTACATCACAACACAGATTTCACTCCCACAGGATGGCTCATCTAC
This sequence is a window from Phalacrocorax aristotelis chromosome 22, bGulAri2.1, whole genome shotgun sequence. Protein-coding genes within it:
- the LAYN gene encoding layilin, which translates into the protein MLAAAALCAAALGWAAAARLRSGQTVCRGGTQQPCYKTVYFHDASRRISYEEADRACRADGGHLVSIETEAEQRLIEKFVESLLASDGDFWIGLRRKKEEVDNSTQCQNLYSWSDGSSSKFRNWYVDEPSCGSEICVVMYHQPSAPPGVGGPYLFQWNDDRCNMKNNFICKYSLEKPTNAPIENSRKDVATEPFNPVFPVKHHKKDANVTVVEAKEPVQSLAYILIPGVPVLLLLVVITAIFWLWLCAKRRRQPTDASPKEEDAWLSNPRRNSPNLDIYKVIKKQSEADLAGTRPDTKNSSFRTQEDKVLDSFSRDYDDVAMNTSTSGFVTLASTESGFVTNDIYELCGDHVGRSKESAWVENEIYGY